A DNA window from Amycolatopsis sp. DSM 110486 contains the following coding sequences:
- a CDS encoding P-II family nitrogen regulator codes for MKLITAIVKPFTLDDIRSGLEQLGVLGMTVSEVQGYGRQKGHTEVYRGAEYSVDFVAKLKIEVVTDDANVEKVLDAITSAAHTGKIGDGKVWVTPVETVIRVRTGERGADAL; via the coding sequence ATGAAGCTCATCACCGCGATCGTCAAGCCGTTCACGCTCGACGACATCCGCTCCGGGCTGGAGCAGCTGGGCGTGCTCGGCATGACCGTGAGCGAGGTCCAGGGCTACGGCAGGCAGAAGGGCCACACCGAGGTCTACCGCGGCGCCGAGTACTCCGTGGACTTCGTGGCGAAGCTGAAGATCGAGGTCGTGACGGACGACGCGAACGTCGAGAAGGTCCTCGACGCCATCACCTCCGCCGCGCACACGGGCAAGATCGGCGACGGCAAGGTGTGGGTGACACCGGTCGAGACCGTGATCCGGGTGCGCACCGGCGAGCGCGGAGCGGATGCGCTCTAG
- a CDS encoding [protein-PII] uridylyltransferase: MSTHGGELVRAREQLLTGRHGPAALRAALVDLYEFWLAKGATAAGVDTADPGVALVAVGGLGRRELVPFSDLDLVLVHNGNPRVGELADALWYPLWDAKLGLDHSVRTPGEALKVASEDLRTQLGLLDARHLAGDGELTARLASAARDQWRRTARKRLDELADSVRTRWRRSGEIAQSAEPDLKHGRGGLRDFAVLEALALAQLTARPGEELLAAKALLLDVRTELRRELRRERDVLSAPEAEVVAAELGLADRFALARKLSGAGRTVAYAVDVALRSTVEPSRPRFGRRPSRTPLAEGVVLHGDEVSLARDAVPAKDPALLLRVAAASARTGKPIAHGTLRTLADSAPELRAPWPDEARNALVELLGAGEGLVDAVEALDRTGLWARLFPEWGAVRDLPPRSPVHQWTVDRHLVQACVEAARLTTTVARPDLLLIGALLHDIGKGRDADHSELGADIAAQVAARLGLPSADVQTVAAMVRHHLLLPHTATRRDIADPATVSRVVKTLDGDVVLLDLLHALTRADSLATGPGVWTDWKDRLLADLVAAGEEALHGTGFTAPEPLDSSQRDLMAEAVRSGIGEVRITAHGKVVTVTLAVPSRAELLAPAAGVLALNSLEVHAAVLRDRVGVFTASPKFGSLPDSTLLREQFSRAVAGTLPLTQRLAAKERDYATMASSVVAPKVLWFDDETSGPNTVVLELRATDRIGLLFRVARALSRSGASVHWAKATTLGGAVVDSFAVSPSTGPIDSPWRAKVEDAVLTAAS, from the coding sequence GTGAGCACTCACGGGGGTGAACTGGTCCGGGCTCGAGAGCAGCTGCTCACAGGTCGCCACGGCCCGGCCGCGCTGCGGGCGGCCTTGGTGGATCTGTACGAATTCTGGCTCGCGAAGGGCGCCACGGCGGCCGGCGTGGACACCGCTGATCCCGGTGTCGCGCTGGTCGCCGTCGGCGGCCTGGGGCGGCGTGAGCTGGTGCCGTTTTCCGATCTGGACCTGGTGCTGGTGCACAACGGGAACCCGCGCGTCGGCGAGCTCGCCGACGCGTTGTGGTATCCGCTGTGGGACGCGAAGCTCGGGCTCGACCATTCGGTGCGTACGCCGGGTGAAGCGCTGAAGGTCGCTTCGGAGGACCTGCGGACGCAACTGGGCTTGCTGGATGCGCGCCACCTCGCGGGCGACGGCGAGCTGACCGCGCGCCTCGCGTCCGCCGCGCGCGACCAGTGGCGGCGCACGGCCCGCAAGCGGCTCGACGAGCTGGCCGACTCCGTCCGCACCCGGTGGCGGCGCAGCGGCGAGATCGCGCAGTCGGCGGAGCCGGATCTCAAGCACGGCCGCGGGGGGCTGCGGGATTTCGCGGTGCTGGAGGCGCTGGCGCTGGCGCAGCTCACGGCGCGTCCGGGCGAGGAGCTGCTGGCGGCCAAGGCGTTGCTGCTCGACGTGCGCACGGAGCTGCGTCGGGAGCTTCGCCGGGAACGGGACGTGTTGAGCGCACCGGAGGCCGAGGTCGTGGCCGCCGAGCTGGGTCTGGCGGACCGGTTCGCGTTGGCGCGCAAGCTTTCCGGGGCGGGACGGACGGTCGCCTATGCGGTGGACGTCGCCCTGCGGTCCACTGTGGAACCTTCCCGGCCGCGGTTCGGTCGTCGACCTTCGCGCACCCCGTTGGCCGAGGGCGTCGTGCTGCACGGCGACGAGGTGTCGCTGGCCCGCGACGCCGTCCCAGCGAAGGACCCGGCTTTGCTGTTGCGCGTCGCCGCTGCTTCGGCGCGCACGGGCAAACCCATCGCGCACGGCACTTTGCGCACGCTGGCGGACTCCGCGCCCGAGCTGCGCGCGCCGTGGCCGGACGAGGCGCGCAACGCTCTGGTCGAGCTGCTCGGCGCGGGGGAGGGCCTGGTCGACGCGGTCGAGGCACTGGATCGTACCGGCTTGTGGGCCCGGCTGTTCCCGGAATGGGGCGCGGTGCGCGACCTCCCGCCGCGTTCGCCCGTGCACCAGTGGACGGTGGACCGGCACCTCGTACAGGCGTGCGTCGAGGCCGCCCGCCTGACCACCACGGTCGCGCGACCCGACCTGCTGCTGATCGGCGCGCTGCTGCACGACATCGGCAAAGGCCGCGACGCCGACCATTCCGAGCTGGGCGCCGACATCGCCGCGCAAGTGGCCGCACGCCTCGGTTTGCCTTCCGCCGACGTGCAAACGGTGGCCGCGATGGTCCGTCACCACCTCCTGCTCCCGCACACGGCCACCCGCCGCGACATCGCCGACCCCGCCACGGTCTCCCGCGTCGTCAAAACCCTGGACGGCGACGTCGTGCTGCTGGACCTGCTCCACGCCCTGACGCGCGCCGACTCGCTGGCCACCGGCCCGGGCGTCTGGACGGATTGGAAGGACCGCTTGCTCGCCGACTTGGTCGCCGCCGGCGAGGAAGCCTTGCACGGCACGGGTTTCACCGCGCCGGAGCCCCTGGACAGTTCACAACGCGACCTCATGGCCGAAGCCGTCCGATCGGGGATCGGCGAGGTCCGCATCACCGCCCACGGCAAGGTCGTCACGGTGACCCTCGCGGTCCCGTCGCGCGCCGAGCTCCTCGCACCCGCCGCGGGCGTCCTGGCGCTCAACTCGCTGGAAGTCCACGCCGCCGTCCTGCGCGACCGCGTCGGCGTCTTCACCGCCTCACCCAAGTTCGGCTCCCTGCCCGACTCGACGCTGCTGCGCGAACAGTTCTCCCGCGCTGTCGCCGGCACTCTGCCCCTGACGCAACGCCTCGCCGCCAAGGAACGCGACTACGCCACCATGGCGTCGTCCGTGGTCGCCCCCAAGGTCCTCTGGTTCGACGACGAAACCAGCGGCCCGAACACCGTGGTGCTGGAATTGCGCGCCACCGACCGCATCGGCCTGCTCTTCCGCGTCGCCCGCGCCCTGAGCCGCTCGGGCGCCTCCGTGCACTGGGCCAAAGCCACCACCCTGGGCGGCGCCGTCGTGGACTCCTTCGCCGTCAGCCCGTCGACGGGCCCCATCGATTCACCTTGGCGCGCCAAAGTCGAGGATGCCGTGCTCACCGCCGCTTCGTGA
- a CDS encoding HAD domain-containing protein, with protein sequence MARPLLFLDVDGPLIPFGAADYPHFSPLPGPAEHPLLERLDPAHGARLAALPCELVWATTWFTDANDVIAPRLGLPALPLVDEPADYDVDGLYWKTRPLVTFAAGRPFAWVDDEISAADRVWVSAHHPGAALLHRVDPRTGLTEADFTTLAEWFEKLAPTS encoded by the coding sequence GTGGCCCGCCCCCTCCTCTTCCTCGACGTCGACGGTCCCCTCATCCCCTTCGGCGCCGCGGACTACCCGCACTTCTCACCGTTGCCCGGCCCGGCTGAGCACCCGCTCCTGGAGCGTCTCGACCCAGCCCACGGCGCGCGTCTCGCCGCCCTGCCGTGTGAGCTCGTTTGGGCCACGACGTGGTTCACCGACGCCAACGACGTCATCGCCCCGCGCCTCGGCCTGCCGGCTCTGCCGCTTGTCGACGAGCCGGCCGACTACGACGTCGACGGCCTGTACTGGAAAACCCGGCCATTGGTGACCTTTGCCGCCGGCCGGCCCTTCGCTTGGGTCGACGACGAAATCTCGGCCGCGGACCGCGTGTGGGTGTCCGCGCACCACCCCGGCGCCGCTCTGCTGCACCGCGTCGATCCCCGCACCGGTCTGACCGAAGCCGATTTCACCACCCTCGCCGAGTGGTTCGAAAAGCTCGCCCCGACCTCCTGA
- a CDS encoding MarR family winged helix-turn-helix transcriptional regulator, producing the protein MQTEADTRRADELAELARHVREGVGRLNWRMRSEADSPSPGPTVLAVLSRLYRAGTHTPSELAEAERMHPQSLTRVLASLASRGLITRTADPSDGRRSLLDITHAGRVVLRDYSISREQWLAAAMARALSPTEQQLLRMAADLMVRMADS; encoded by the coding sequence ATGCAGACCGAAGCCGACACCCGCCGTGCCGACGAGCTGGCCGAGCTGGCCCGCCACGTCCGGGAGGGAGTCGGGCGGCTCAACTGGCGCATGCGCTCGGAGGCGGACTCGCCGTCGCCGGGTCCGACGGTGCTGGCCGTGCTGTCGCGGCTCTACCGCGCGGGCACGCACACGCCGAGCGAGCTGGCGGAGGCCGAACGGATGCATCCGCAGTCGCTGACGCGGGTACTGGCTTCGCTGGCGTCTCGCGGGTTGATCACGCGCACCGCGGACCCGTCGGACGGGCGGCGGTCGTTGCTCGACATCACGCACGCCGGGCGCGTGGTGCTGCGGGACTACTCGATTTCGCGGGAGCAGTGGCTGGCGGCGGCGATGGCGCGCGCGTTGAGCCCGACGGAACAACAGCTGTTGCGCATGGCCGCGGATCTGATGGTGCGGATGGCGGATTCCTGA
- a CDS encoding ABC transporter ATP-binding protein produces MTSATTPRPTLAEPEADTDEKVPFSRIAALFRPHRRPMAALFVLLVVQAGLGVTSPFLLREILDTALPHRDALLVSLLAMGMIAAALGSGALGVATTGLSNTIGQRVMNELRVSVYGHLQRMSLGFFTRTKTGEILSRVFNDIGGVDNVVTTTAASIVQNGTTALAITVAILIMDWQLALLSLVVVPLFLLFTLRLGGKQRKLARGRTRRMARLTTIVEESLSVTGVLLAKTMGNERRMRERFAEESREVAALERSAALAGRWQRASRVMSLTIIPALVYWVAGLELAGGSAPVSLGTVVAFTSMLNRLLGPATAMQTVSQSVGAAKALFGRIFEVLDLRVEIDDRPGARELAVREGAVSMRSVSFRYDDDGAWTLRDVDLDVAPGTTTALVGSTGSGKTTLAYLVARLYEVTEGRVTIDGTDVRDVTLASLAAGVGFVSQETYLFHASVRENLRFAKPDATDAEIEEAAKAAHIHDTLAKLPEGYDTVVGQRGYRFSGGEKQRMAIARILLRNPPVLILDEATSALDNRTERSVQAELDRLAAGRTTLTIAHRLSTVENADQIVVLDAGRIVERGTHSELLALDSRYARLVRGETA; encoded by the coding sequence ATGACTTCAGCAACGACACCGCGTCCGACGCTGGCCGAACCGGAGGCGGACACCGACGAGAAAGTGCCGTTCAGCCGCATCGCCGCGCTGTTCCGGCCGCACCGGAGACCGATGGCCGCGCTGTTCGTGCTGCTGGTGGTGCAGGCGGGTCTCGGCGTCACCTCGCCGTTCCTGCTGCGCGAGATCCTCGACACCGCACTCCCCCACCGCGACGCGCTACTGGTGTCCCTGCTGGCGATGGGGATGATCGCCGCGGCGCTGGGCTCAGGCGCGCTCGGCGTGGCGACGACCGGGCTGTCGAACACGATCGGGCAGCGCGTGATGAACGAGCTGCGCGTGTCGGTCTACGGCCACCTGCAGCGCATGTCGCTCGGCTTCTTCACCCGCACCAAGACCGGCGAGATCCTGTCGCGGGTCTTCAACGACATCGGCGGCGTGGACAACGTGGTCACGACCACCGCGGCCTCGATCGTGCAGAACGGCACCACGGCTCTGGCGATCACCGTCGCAATCCTGATCATGGACTGGCAGCTGGCGCTGCTCTCGCTCGTGGTCGTGCCGCTGTTCCTGCTGTTCACGCTGCGGCTGGGCGGCAAGCAGCGCAAGCTCGCCCGCGGCCGGACCCGGCGGATGGCGCGGCTGACGACGATCGTCGAGGAGTCGTTGTCGGTCACCGGCGTGCTGCTGGCCAAGACCATGGGCAACGAACGGCGGATGCGGGAGCGCTTCGCCGAGGAGTCCCGCGAGGTCGCGGCGCTCGAACGCAGCGCGGCGCTGGCCGGGCGCTGGCAGCGGGCCTCGCGGGTGATGAGCCTGACGATCATCCCGGCACTCGTGTACTGGGTCGCCGGGCTGGAGCTGGCCGGCGGTTCGGCGCCGGTGTCACTGGGCACAGTGGTGGCGTTCACGAGCATGCTCAACCGGCTGCTCGGACCGGCCACGGCGATGCAGACGGTGAGCCAGAGCGTGGGCGCGGCGAAGGCGCTGTTCGGGCGGATCTTCGAGGTGCTCGACCTGCGCGTGGAGATCGACGACCGACCGGGGGCGCGGGAGCTGGCCGTGCGCGAGGGCGCGGTGTCGATGCGCTCGGTGTCGTTCCGCTACGACGACGACGGCGCGTGGACCCTGCGCGACGTCGACCTCGACGTGGCGCCGGGGACGACCACGGCGCTGGTCGGCTCGACGGGCTCGGGCAAGACCACGCTCGCGTACCTCGTGGCGCGGCTGTACGAGGTGACGGAAGGCCGCGTGACCATCGACGGCACGGACGTCCGGGACGTCACGCTCGCGTCGCTGGCGGCGGGAGTCGGGTTCGTGTCGCAGGAGACGTACCTGTTCCACGCTTCGGTGCGGGAGAACCTGCGCTTCGCGAAGCCGGACGCCACCGACGCGGAGATCGAGGAGGCCGCGAAGGCCGCGCACATCCACGACACGCTCGCGAAGCTGCCCGAGGGCTACGACACCGTGGTGGGGCAGCGCGGCTACCGGTTCTCCGGCGGGGAGAAGCAACGGATGGCGATCGCGCGGATCCTGCTGCGCAACCCGCCCGTGCTGATCCTCGACGAGGCCACGAGCGCGCTCGACAACCGCACCGAACGGTCGGTGCAGGCGGAGCTCGACCGGCTCGCCGCAGGCCGCACGACGCTGACCATCGCGCACCGGCTGTCCACTGTGGAGAACGCGGACCAGATCGTGGTGCTCGACGCAGGCCGGATCGTGGAGCGCGGCACGCACTCGGAGCTGCTGGCGCTCGACAGCCGATACGCGCGGCTCGTGCGCGGGGAAACCGCCTAA
- the ffh gene encoding signal recognition particle protein, which produces MFDTLSDRLTAALQTLSRKGRLSDADIDATAREIRIALLEADVALPVVKEFIARIKERAKGAEVSQALNPAQQVIKIVNEELVGILGGETRRLNLAKNPPSVIMLAGLQGAGKTTLAGKLAMWLKKQGHAPMLVACDLQRPNAVTQLQVVGERAGVVTFAPEPGNGVGDPVDVARRAIAEAKHAQHDIVVVDTAGRLGVDEELMKQAADIRDAVQPDEILFVVDAMIGQDAVNTAQAFRDGVGFTGVVLTKLDGDARGGAALSVREVTGQPILFASNGEKLEDFDTFHPDRMASRILGMGDMLTLIEQAEQHFDQDQAEKAAAKLTSGQLTLEDFLEQMLAVRKMGPIGNLLGMLPGAGQMKDQLAQVDDKHLDKLQAIIRGMTPAERDDPKMINGSRRLRIANGSGVSVREVNDLVNRFFEARKMMAQMAGRFGFGGGGGSKTRKGKKGKKGKGRGPTQPKVRGGFPGGMPMLPPGGMPTGGGMPDLSQLGGMNDVPGFDPTKFKLPKDPKNN; this is translated from the coding sequence GTGTTCGACACCCTCTCCGATCGGCTCACCGCCGCCCTGCAGACGCTGTCTCGCAAGGGCCGGCTGTCCGACGCCGACATCGACGCCACCGCGCGCGAGATCCGCATCGCGCTGCTGGAAGCCGACGTCGCGCTGCCGGTGGTCAAGGAGTTCATCGCCCGGATCAAGGAGCGGGCGAAGGGCGCCGAGGTATCGCAGGCGCTCAACCCCGCGCAGCAGGTCATCAAGATCGTCAACGAGGAGCTCGTGGGCATCCTCGGCGGCGAGACGCGCCGGCTGAACCTCGCGAAGAACCCGCCGTCGGTGATCATGCTGGCGGGTCTGCAGGGTGCCGGTAAGACGACGCTCGCCGGCAAGCTCGCGATGTGGCTGAAGAAGCAGGGCCACGCGCCGATGCTGGTGGCCTGTGACCTCCAGCGCCCGAACGCCGTCACGCAGCTGCAGGTCGTCGGCGAGCGCGCCGGAGTGGTCACGTTCGCGCCGGAGCCGGGCAACGGCGTCGGCGACCCGGTGGACGTCGCCCGCCGCGCCATCGCGGAGGCCAAGCACGCGCAGCACGACATCGTGGTGGTCGACACCGCGGGCCGCCTGGGTGTCGACGAAGAGCTGATGAAGCAGGCCGCGGACATCCGCGACGCCGTGCAGCCCGACGAGATCCTGTTCGTCGTCGACGCGATGATCGGCCAGGACGCCGTGAATACGGCCCAGGCGTTCCGCGACGGCGTCGGCTTCACCGGCGTGGTGCTCACGAAGCTCGACGGCGACGCCCGCGGTGGTGCCGCGCTGAGCGTGCGCGAGGTCACCGGCCAGCCGATCCTCTTCGCCTCCAACGGCGAGAAGCTCGAGGACTTCGACACCTTCCACCCCGACCGGATGGCCTCGCGCATCCTCGGGATGGGCGACATGCTCACGCTCATCGAGCAGGCCGAGCAGCACTTCGACCAGGACCAGGCCGAGAAGGCCGCGGCGAAGCTGACCAGCGGGCAGCTGACGCTGGAGGACTTCCTCGAGCAGATGCTCGCCGTCCGCAAGATGGGCCCGATCGGCAACCTGCTCGGCATGCTGCCGGGCGCGGGCCAGATGAAGGACCAGCTGGCGCAGGTCGACGACAAGCACCTCGACAAGCTGCAGGCGATCATCCGCGGCATGACCCCGGCCGAGCGCGACGACCCGAAGATGATCAACGGCTCGCGCCGGCTGCGCATCGCCAACGGCTCGGGCGTCTCCGTCCGCGAGGTCAACGACCTGGTCAACCGCTTCTTCGAAGCCCGCAAGATGATGGCCCAGATGGCCGGGCGCTTCGGCTTCGGTGGCGGTGGCGGCAGCAAGACACGCAAGGGCAAGAAGGGGAAGAAGGGCAAGGGGCGCGGCCCCACGCAGCCCAAGGTCCGCGGCGGCTTCCCCGGCGGCATGCCGATGCTGCCCCCTGGCGGCATGCCGACCGGTGGTGGCATGCCCGACCTGTCGCAGCTCGGCGGCATGAACGACGTGCCGGGCTTCGACCCGACGAAGTTCAAGCTGCCGAAGGACCCCAAGAACAATTGA
- a CDS encoding amidohydrolase family protein has protein sequence MSALHVSGTVLPDGSPRELWITDGRISFEPVPGAETLATGGFLVPGLVDAHCHPGLGPRGAVPVADAAEQAVTDRDAGTLLIRDCGLPLDVRPLQARADLPTIIRCGRHLALPKRYVPGFAIELDDVALLPEAVAEQARDGDGWVKLVGDWIDRGEGDLAPLWPDDVLAEAVGVAHDLGARVTAHVFGEAALPGLINAGIDCLEHGTALNPDQLGELARRDVALVPTLINIENFPGIADQATKYPTYAAHMRALHAGVADMVSAAVEAGVRVFAGTDAGGMVAHGLIADEVEALHRAGMTREQALASASWAAREWLGRPGISDGAPADLIVYPADPREDLAVLRHPSHIVLRGTVFG, from the coding sequence TTGAGCGCCCTGCACGTCTCAGGCACCGTCCTGCCCGACGGCTCGCCGCGTGAGCTCTGGATCACCGACGGGCGCATCTCGTTCGAGCCCGTGCCCGGCGCGGAAACGCTGGCGACCGGCGGGTTCCTGGTGCCCGGCCTCGTCGACGCCCACTGCCACCCGGGCCTCGGCCCGCGCGGGGCGGTGCCGGTCGCCGACGCCGCCGAGCAGGCGGTGACCGACCGCGACGCCGGCACGCTGCTGATCCGCGACTGCGGTCTGCCACTCGACGTGCGGCCCCTGCAGGCGCGCGCCGACCTGCCCACGATCATCCGGTGCGGCCGTCACCTGGCCCTGCCGAAGCGCTACGTCCCCGGCTTCGCCATCGAGCTGGACGACGTGGCGCTGCTGCCCGAGGCCGTCGCGGAACAAGCGCGTGACGGCGACGGCTGGGTCAAGCTCGTAGGCGACTGGATCGACCGCGGCGAGGGTGACCTCGCGCCGCTGTGGCCCGACGACGTGCTGGCCGAGGCCGTCGGCGTCGCGCACGACCTCGGCGCCCGCGTGACCGCCCACGTCTTCGGCGAAGCCGCCCTGCCGGGGCTGATCAACGCGGGCATCGACTGCCTGGAGCACGGCACCGCGTTGAACCCCGACCAGCTGGGCGAGCTGGCTCGCCGTGACGTGGCGCTCGTGCCGACGCTGATCAACATCGAGAACTTCCCCGGCATCGCCGACCAGGCCACGAAGTACCCCACGTACGCGGCCCACATGCGGGCCCTGCACGCGGGCGTCGCCGACATGGTGTCCGCGGCCGTCGAGGCGGGCGTGCGCGTGTTCGCCGGCACCGACGCCGGCGGCATGGTCGCCCACGGCCTCATCGCCGACGAGGTCGAAGCGCTGCACCGCGCCGGCATGACGCGCGAGCAGGCGCTCGCGAGCGCGTCGTGGGCCGCCCGCGAGTGGCTCGGCCGCCCCGGCATCTCCGACGGCGCCCCGGCAGACCTGATCGTGTACCCGGCCGACCCGCGTGAGGACCTCGCGGTGTTGCGCCACCCGTCGCACATCGTCCTGCGCGGCACGGTTTTCGGCTGA
- a CDS encoding CPBP family intramembrane glutamic endopeptidase: MTTSQPREPIPGATPIRPEDLVSAPREFPPHRWGFGAFLLVEAVLIASAAFVSALLGDPPAGQPLPIRTVLLGTMLPAMIAAGVALLATVVRGNGPKIDLRLEWRWSDVKIGLKFGLLGLVLTSLSAWVWTEIVGSADATSAISALVDDRKMSVSAAIVTFVYLWLLGPICEEIIYRGLLWGAVERLQWRSERWGRMAAFLLSTAVFAASHLEPLRTTLLLVIAVPIGLARFATGRLPGSVVAHSMNNFLPSVAILLGSLGVSSF; encoded by the coding sequence GTGACCACTTCCCAGCCCCGGGAACCGATTCCGGGCGCCACGCCGATCCGTCCGGAGGACCTGGTGAGCGCCCCGCGCGAGTTCCCGCCGCACCGGTGGGGCTTCGGGGCGTTCCTGCTCGTGGAGGCCGTGCTCATCGCATCGGCCGCGTTCGTGAGCGCGTTGCTCGGCGATCCGCCGGCCGGGCAGCCGCTGCCGATCCGCACGGTGCTGCTGGGCACGATGCTGCCCGCGATGATCGCCGCGGGCGTCGCGCTGCTGGCCACGGTCGTGCGCGGCAACGGACCCAAGATCGATCTGCGCCTGGAGTGGCGCTGGTCCGACGTGAAGATCGGGCTCAAGTTCGGCCTGCTCGGGCTGGTGCTCACGTCGCTGAGCGCCTGGGTGTGGACCGAGATCGTGGGCTCGGCCGACGCGACGTCGGCGATCAGCGCGCTGGTGGACGACCGGAAGATGTCGGTGTCCGCGGCTATCGTGACGTTCGTCTACCTCTGGCTGCTCGGGCCGATCTGCGAGGAGATCATCTACCGCGGCCTGCTCTGGGGAGCGGTGGAGCGGCTGCAGTGGCGCAGCGAACGGTGGGGTCGCATGGCGGCTTTCCTGCTGTCCACGGCCGTGTTCGCCGCCAGCCACCTCGAACCACTGCGGACCACGCTCCTGCTGGTCATCGCCGTGCCGATCGGTCTCGCGCGCTTCGCCACGGGCCGGCTGCCGGGCAGCGTGGTGGCGCACTCGATGAACAACTTCCTGCCCTCGGTCGCGATCCTGCTCGGCTCGCTCGGGGTCAGCTCGTTCTGA
- the rpsP gene encoding 30S ribosomal protein S16 has translation MAVKIKLQRLGKIRAPYYRIIVADARTRRDGKAIETIGKYHPKEEPSLIEVDTDRAQYWLGVGALPTEPVQRILEITGDWQKFKGLPGAEGTLKVAEPKPSKQDLFNAALAAAGEEPSAEATTPKKKSAPKKAEAEKAEAAEGEKSE, from the coding sequence GTGGCCGTCAAGATCAAGCTGCAGCGCCTCGGCAAGATCCGTGCGCCGTACTACCGCATCATCGTCGCCGACGCGCGCACCCGCCGGGATGGCAAGGCCATCGAGACGATCGGCAAGTACCACCCGAAGGAAGAGCCGAGCCTGATCGAGGTCGACACCGACCGCGCCCAGTACTGGCTGGGCGTCGGCGCCCTGCCGACCGAGCCGGTCCAGCGCATCCTCGAGATCACCGGTGACTGGCAGAAGTTCAAGGGCCTGCCGGGCGCCGAGGGCACCCTGAAGGTGGCCGAGCCGAAGCCGTCCAAGCAGGACCTGTTCAACGCGGCGCTGGCCGCGGCCGGCGAGGAGCCCTCCGCCGAGGCCACCACGCCGAAGAAGAAGTCCGCTCCCAAGAAGGCCGAGGCCGAGAAGGCCGAAGCCGCTGAGGGCGAGAAGTCCGAGTGA
- a CDS encoding RNA-binding protein: protein MSFLADSLEHLVRGIVDNPDEVRVELLTTRRGRTLEVHVHPDDLGKVIGRGGRTATALRTVMGGIGGRGVRVDVVDTDR, encoded by the coding sequence GTGAGTTTTCTCGCTGACTCCCTCGAGCACCTGGTGCGCGGGATCGTCGACAACCCGGACGAGGTCCGGGTCGAGCTGCTGACCACTCGCCGTGGCCGCACGCTCGAGGTGCACGTGCACCCCGACGACCTCGGCAAGGTGATCGGCCGGGGCGGTCGCACGGCGACCGCTCTGCGCACCGTGATGGGCGGCATCGGTGGCCGCGGCGTCCGTGTGGACGTCGTCGACACCGATCGCTGA
- the rimM gene encoding ribosome maturation factor RimM (Essential for efficient processing of 16S rRNA), whose protein sequence is MDVVVGRIAKAHGIRGELAVDVRTDSPGQRFAVGAVVTTQLRDGSKRDLTITAAREHSGRLLVRFEQVPTRDVAETLRGALLLIDTAALPPTGDPDEFYDHELAGLSAELADGTVVGKVVEVVHSPAGELLELDVDGREVLVPFVRAIVPTVDVAGGRVVLDPPEGLLDED, encoded by the coding sequence ATGGACGTCGTAGTCGGCCGCATCGCCAAGGCGCACGGCATCCGCGGGGAACTCGCGGTGGATGTGCGCACGGACTCGCCCGGACAGCGGTTCGCCGTCGGTGCGGTCGTCACGACGCAGCTGCGTGACGGCAGCAAGAGGGATCTCACCATCACAGCCGCCCGCGAACACAGCGGGCGGCTGCTGGTGCGTTTCGAACAGGTCCCCACGCGCGACGTCGCCGAGACCCTGCGCGGCGCGTTGCTGCTCATCGACACCGCCGCACTCCCGCCGACGGGCGACCCCGACGAGTTCTACGACCACGAGCTGGCCGGCCTCAGCGCCGAGCTGGCCGACGGCACGGTCGTGGGCAAGGTCGTCGAGGTCGTCCACTCGCCGGCGGGGGAGCTGCTGGAGCTCGACGTCGACGGCCGTGAGGTGCTCGTGCCGTTCGTGCGCGCGATCGTCCCGACGGTCGACGTCGCGGGCGGGCGCGTGGTGCTGGACCCGCCCGAAGGCCTGCTGGACGAGGACTGA